Within the Deltaproteobacteria bacterium genome, the region GGCGCGGCCGAGTGGCCGACGACCGTGACCGACCTGGGAGAGCAATCGACCGGGGGCCGGCATTGGGCACGGCTGAAGATCGTGCCCGGCAGCGGCGCTCCGGAAGCCCCCGGCGACTGGTTTGTGCTCTACCTCGATCCCGAGAGCGCGCTGATCGACCACGTCTTCGCCCACATCACCGCCGAATTTCTGACTCACAGCCTGTGGGTCGGAAAGTGGCTCGACTATCAGGAGTGGGACGGCATCAAGAAGGAGCGCCGCCGGCAGTTTTTTCCGGCCGATGCCGAGGGCACCATCATCGGCGCGATGGTGGCCGAGGAATTGGTCGAGGACGTCCGCTTCAACAACCACTTCCCGACGCGGCTATTCGAGAAGCCGCTGGCGGTCGACGGCGGCCAGCCGACGTGACATCGTACCCGGCGTGAGCAGCAAGGAGCAACTCGCCCGCCAAATCACCGCGCGATTGCGCGCGGCCGGCTATAGTGCGTATCTCGCCGGTGGCTGCGTCCGTGATCGGCTGCTCGGTCAGGAGCCGAAGGACTTCGACGTCGCCACTGACGCTCCGGCCGCGCGCGTGCAGCAGCTGTTCGAGCGTACGGTGCCGGTCGGCGTCCAGTTCGGCGTCGTGCTGGTGATGCTGGAGGGGCAGGCGTTTGAAGTGGCCACCTTTCGCGCCGACGCCGTCTACCTCGACGGCCGCCGACCGGCGAGTGTGCGCTTCAGCTCGGCGGGAGAAGACGCCGCGCGGCGCGACTTCACCATCAACGGCATGTTTCTCGATCCGGCAACCGACCAGATCATCGACTTCGTCGGCGGGCAAGAGGATCTGCGGGCCGGCGTAATTCGCGCCATCGGCGACCCCGCCGCGCGCATCTACGAAGACCGGCTGCGCATGCTGCGGGCGGTGCGCCTGGCCGCTCGGCTCGGCTTCACCATCGCGCCGGCGACTTTTGACGCCATCCGCGCCGCCGCGCCGCATCTTACCGACATCGCCTGGGAGCGCATCGGCGAAGAGATCGTGCGCATCCTGCGCCAGGGCAACGCCCGCCGCGGCTTCGAGCTGCTCGATGCCACGGGCTTGTTGCCGGTAGTGCTGCCGGAGGTGGCGGCGCTCAAGGGCGTGTCACAATCGCCCGACTACCACCCGGAGGGCGACGTCTTCGCCCACACGCTCTTGCTCCTCGCCGAGTTCGAGCGGCCGAGCGAAACCCTGGCGCTGGCCGCCTTGCTACACGACATCGGCAAGCCGCGCTGCGCCCAATCGGGCGACAAGCGCATCACGTTCTACGGCCACTGCGAGGTGGGCGCCGAGATGGCCTTGGCCACCTGCCAGCGCCTGCGCCGCAGCCGTGAGGTCTGGGAGCGCGTGGCGTGGCTGGTGCGCCATCACCTGCGCATCTTGCACGCTCGCGAGATGCGGCTGAGTACGCTCAAACGGCTGCTGGCGCAGGAGGGGATAGAGGAGTTGCTGGAGCTGGCGCGTCTGGATGCACTGGCCTCGAACCAGGACCTGCGCTGCTACGACTTCTGCCGCGCCAAGCAGCGCGAGCTGGCCGCCGAGATCAAGCCCCCGCCGCTGATTCGGGGCCGCGACCTGCTCGATCTCGGGTTCGAGCCCGGCCCGCGCTTTCGCGAGATCCTCGACGCGGTCGAAGAAGCGCAGCTCGAGGGACGGCTCGCTACCCACGCTGAGGCTTGTGACTGGGTACGCCGCCACTATCTGGCGGGAGCGCCGGCTTGCAGACAAGATCCCGAGTAATCTCGCCGCGTCCCCCGCATTCCCTGTACCCGCCCCCGAGCACAGTAGAGCGCAACCTCCGGGAGCACCGGGGCGC harbors:
- a CDS encoding CCA tRNA nucleotidyltransferase, encoding MPRAPSSARWWPRNWSRTSASTTTSRRGYSRSRWRSTAASRRDIVPGVSSKEQLARQITARLRAAGYSAYLAGGCVRDRLLGQEPKDFDVATDAPAARVQQLFERTVPVGVQFGVVLVMLEGQAFEVATFRADAVYLDGRRPASVRFSSAGEDAARRDFTINGMFLDPATDQIIDFVGGQEDLRAGVIRAIGDPAARIYEDRLRMLRAVRLAARLGFTIAPATFDAIRAAAPHLTDIAWERIGEEIVRILRQGNARRGFELLDATGLLPVVLPEVAALKGVSQSPDYHPEGDVFAHTLLLLAEFERPSETLALAALLHDIGKPRCAQSGDKRITFYGHCEVGAEMALATCQRLRRSREVWERVAWLVRHHLRILHAREMRLSTLKRLLAQEGIEELLELARLDALASNQDLRCYDFCRAKQRELAAEIKPPPLIRGRDLLDLGFEPGPRFREILDAVEEAQLEGRLATHAEACDWVRRHYLAGAPACRQDPE